A genomic segment from Acidimicrobiia bacterium encodes:
- a CDS encoding hotdog domain-containing protein — MQGSGMQMNPATHFTGELGFSHELEEGVGRGRGWNIPELCVPGTDFPHIAVMLTLSDIVTGILAGIATAPQVAVTVDFRVRILRAPPLGRYEMDGRILRTGRTLTVGETIFVVPGEDTAFAVAVGSFIASPRPVDVRPEGFGAGAVRRGEPTLAVPFTERVGLRMLEPGIGEAYLRGDLTNSTGTIQGGVLALLGEMAAQTLVSAETGRTFVVDDLDIRYLRAARVGPARSTTQLLQLDDDRATVAVEIHDQGSGDRHVAQVIAQCRALNDGISRA, encoded by the coding sequence ATGCAGGGATCCGGCATGCAGATGAATCCGGCGACGCACTTCACCGGCGAACTCGGCTTCAGTCACGAGCTCGAGGAAGGAGTGGGGCGCGGACGGGGATGGAACATTCCCGAGCTGTGCGTGCCGGGCACCGACTTCCCGCACATCGCGGTGATGCTCACGCTGTCCGACATCGTCACCGGAATCCTCGCCGGGATCGCGACTGCACCGCAGGTCGCAGTCACCGTCGACTTCCGAGTCAGGATCCTGCGCGCGCCGCCGCTCGGCCGCTACGAGATGGACGGACGCATCCTCAGGACGGGCCGCACGCTCACCGTCGGCGAGACGATCTTCGTCGTTCCCGGGGAAGACACCGCGTTCGCGGTCGCGGTGGGCTCGTTCATCGCGTCGCCCCGACCGGTCGACGTCCGGCCCGAGGGGTTCGGGGCGGGGGCCGTTCGCCGGGGCGAGCCCACGCTGGCGGTCCCGTTCACCGAGCGCGTCGGGCTCCGGATGCTCGAGCCCGGCATCGGCGAGGCGTACCTCCGAGGCGATCTGACGAACTCGACCGGCACGATCCAGGGAGGCGTGCTCGCGCTCCTGGGCGAGATGGCCGCGCAGACGCTCGTGTCAGCTGAAACCGGGCGAACGTTCGTCGTCGACGACCTCGACATCCGCTATCTGCGCGCCGCGCGCGTCGGGCCCGCGCGTTCGACCACGCAGTTGCTCCAACTCGACGACGATCGCGCGACGGTCGCGGTCGAAATCCACGACCAGGGCAGCGGCGACCGTCACGTTGCGCAGGTGATCGCCCAGTGCCGAGCACTGAACGACGGAATCAGTCGGGCTTGA
- a CDS encoding dipeptide/oligopeptide/nickel ABC transporter permease/ATP-binding protein, translating to MNDVPRDPSLIQDPGLAFDEAIVATRTPSPFRRAFRRLLRDKPAVIALTFLVVLILAALFAPLVAPHDPDQLTVAHPFSGSSWNTPLGTDSLGRDTLSRILYGARVSLSSGFEIVIVALMFAIPIGLLAGFRGRGTDNVLMRIMDGLASFPALVLALAVVGVLGPGLENAVLAIAIVVIPGFARLIRAQTLAVRQETFIEASRSMGTKPGRVRRKRVLPNVASPLIVGVSLAIGGALIAEASLSLLGFGATPGEPSWGSMIQQGRSFVYTHPWQVFVPSIALALTILAFNTFGDGIRDALGLGLPKGKQAIKGRLGLTTVQRVADGRTPAPASEPAPGEAPGEALLSVSGLSVQFLTELGPATVVDRVSFCVREREMIGIVGESGSGKTVTSLGLMRLVPSPPGRITSGSVLFDGRDLLSLTLREMREVRGDEIAMVFQDPMTSLNPVFTIGTQLVDTIRLHRKMKKRQARARALELLEMVGIPDPERRIKDYPHQLSGGMRQRALLALALSGEPRLLIADEPTTALDVTVQAQILDLLRSLQDRLGMAVIFVTHDLGVIADLCSRVVVMYAGQVVEEASVDDLFAHPRHPYTEGLLAAIPQLGVGNERLAAIPGVVPAPTEMPVGCRFHPRCPYAIPDCSSMPVELRAASDGHRARCIRVDDLALEGAK from the coding sequence GTGAACGACGTCCCGCGCGATCCCTCGCTGATCCAGGATCCGGGGCTTGCCTTCGACGAGGCAATCGTCGCGACGCGCACGCCGAGCCCGTTCCGGCGCGCGTTCCGCCGGCTCCTGCGCGACAAGCCCGCAGTGATCGCTTTGACATTCTTGGTCGTGCTCATCCTCGCGGCGCTCTTCGCTCCGCTCGTTGCACCCCACGATCCGGACCAGCTCACCGTGGCGCACCCGTTCTCCGGGTCGAGCTGGAACACGCCGCTCGGCACCGACAGCCTCGGGCGCGACACGCTGAGCCGCATCCTCTACGGCGCGCGGGTCTCGCTGAGCTCGGGCTTCGAGATCGTGATCGTCGCGCTGATGTTCGCGATCCCGATCGGGCTGCTCGCGGGCTTCCGCGGCCGCGGCACCGACAACGTGCTCATGCGGATCATGGATGGCCTGGCGAGCTTCCCGGCGTTGGTCCTCGCGCTCGCGGTCGTCGGTGTCCTCGGGCCGGGGCTCGAGAACGCGGTACTCGCGATCGCGATCGTGGTGATCCCCGGGTTCGCGCGGCTCATCCGCGCGCAGACACTCGCGGTGCGCCAGGAGACGTTTATCGAAGCCTCGCGCTCGATGGGTACGAAGCCGGGCCGTGTGCGGCGCAAGCGGGTGCTCCCGAACGTGGCGTCGCCGCTGATCGTCGGGGTGTCACTCGCGATCGGGGGCGCGCTGATCGCGGAGGCGAGTCTGAGTCTGCTCGGGTTCGGGGCGACGCCGGGTGAGCCGAGCTGGGGCTCCATGATCCAACAGGGGCGCAGCTTCGTCTACACGCATCCGTGGCAGGTCTTCGTCCCGAGCATCGCGCTCGCGCTCACGATCCTCGCGTTCAATACTTTCGGCGACGGCATTCGCGACGCGCTCGGCCTCGGATTGCCCAAGGGGAAGCAGGCCATCAAAGGCCGCCTTGGCCTCACCACCGTCCAACGTGTCGCCGACGGTCGGACGCCGGCGCCCGCGTCGGAACCCGCGCCGGGCGAAGCGCCGGGCGAAGCGCTGCTCAGCGTGTCCGGACTGTCGGTGCAGTTCCTCACCGAGCTCGGGCCGGCGACGGTCGTCGACCGCGTCAGCTTCTGCGTGCGCGAGCGAGAGATGATCGGCATCGTCGGCGAGTCGGGATCGGGCAAGACCGTCACGTCGTTGGGCCTGATGCGTCTCGTACCGTCGCCACCGGGTCGCATTACCTCCGGCTCGGTGCTGTTCGACGGCCGCGACCTGCTGTCGCTCACGCTGCGCGAGATGCGCGAGGTGCGCGGCGACGAGATCGCGATGGTGTTCCAGGACCCCATGACCAGCCTCAACCCCGTGTTCACGATCGGTACCCAGCTCGTCGACACGATTCGGTTGCATCGCAAGATGAAGAAGCGGCAGGCAAGGGCGCGCGCGCTCGAGCTCCTCGAGATGGTCGGCATTCCCGACCCCGAGCGCCGGATCAAGGACTATCCGCACCAGCTGTCGGGGGGTATGCGCCAGCGCGCGCTGCTCGCGCTCGCGCTCTCCGGCGAGCCGCGACTGCTCATCGCTGACGAGCCGACGACCGCACTCGACGTGACGGTGCAGGCCCAGATCCTCGACCTGCTCAGGTCACTCCAGGACCGGCTCGGCATGGCGGTGATCTTCGTCACGCACGACCTCGGTGTGATCGCCGACCTCTGCTCGCGGGTGGTGGTGATGTACGCGGGTCAGGTGGTGGAGGAGGCTTCGGTCGACGATCTGTTCGCACATCCTCGGCACCCGTACACCGAGGGCCTCCTCGCTGCCATTCCGCAACTCGGGGTCGGGAACGAGCGCCTGGCGGCCATCCCCGGCGTCGTGCCGGCTCCCACCGAGATGCCGGTCGGTTGCCGGTTCCACCCGCGGTGTCCCTACGCGATCCCGGACTGCTCCAGCATGCCGGTCGAACTGCGCGCCGCGAGCGACGGACACCGCGCGCGCTGCATCCGTGTCGACGACCTCGCGCTGGAGGGTGCGAAATGA
- a CDS encoding AMP-binding protein, translating into MTESVSYGHRLTLLAEEHPDDVAVVFAAEDGTETPISWAELERRGNQMAHYFEGRGVDQGDMIVVALRNSPEHLFSVFGAWKLGVSVLPLRWDLPEWERDRLLAVADAKLVVAAWDNPAPDTVSADDIGNTTDLPTTALYPDRVPEYTRLIATSGATGTPKIVATPSPGVMAADEQMLQVMGSTSGKTYLTTSPLYHVNGWAYAYNPLLQDCPIVLMERFDAARAVDLIERYRVVFTVMVPTMLMRVARLEGVKSRDFSSLERIVYGGASIAEWVPRAWFELIPPERFCFSYGGSEGHGLVMCTGDQWLEHPGTVGLPLNGEVKILDEQGDEVPTGEIGEIFIRTHNAGPRYQYIGVPTPEGTPDGFGSFGDMGYVDEDGFVYIADRRRDMIVSGGANVYPAEVEAVITEHEGVLDVVVVGLPDPEWGHRVHAIVQPTDPERAPDPEELREHCKSRLSAYKVPKDFEIVERIPRSAAGKVNRSALVDERSGKLS; encoded by the coding sequence ATGACCGAATCGGTCTCGTACGGACACCGGCTCACCCTGCTGGCAGAGGAGCACCCCGACGACGTCGCGGTGGTCTTCGCCGCAGAAGACGGCACCGAGACGCCGATCTCCTGGGCAGAGCTCGAGCGCCGCGGCAACCAGATGGCGCACTACTTCGAAGGACGCGGCGTCGACCAGGGCGACATGATCGTCGTCGCCCTGCGCAACTCCCCCGAACACCTGTTCTCGGTGTTCGGCGCGTGGAAGCTCGGCGTGTCGGTGCTGCCGTTGCGGTGGGACCTACCCGAGTGGGAGCGTGACCGGCTGCTGGCGGTGGCGGACGCCAAGTTGGTGGTCGCGGCGTGGGACAACCCAGCGCCGGACACCGTGTCCGCCGACGACATCGGGAACACGACGGATCTGCCCACCACGGCGCTCTACCCGGATCGAGTCCCGGAGTACACGCGCCTGATCGCGACGTCGGGCGCGACCGGTACCCCCAAGATCGTGGCGACGCCGTCACCCGGGGTCATGGCCGCCGACGAGCAGATGTTGCAGGTGATGGGCAGCACCTCCGGGAAGACGTATCTCACGACCTCGCCGCTCTACCACGTGAACGGATGGGCGTACGCCTACAACCCGCTGCTCCAGGATTGCCCGATCGTCTTGATGGAGCGATTCGACGCGGCGCGCGCCGTCGACCTGATCGAGCGCTACCGCGTGGTATTCACCGTGATGGTGCCGACGATGTTGATGCGCGTCGCGCGACTCGAAGGCGTGAAGTCGCGCGACTTCAGCAGCCTCGAGCGCATCGTGTACGGCGGCGCGTCGATCGCGGAGTGGGTCCCGCGCGCGTGGTTCGAGCTCATCCCGCCCGAGAGGTTCTGCTTCAGCTACGGCGGCAGTGAGGGCCACGGTTTGGTGATGTGCACCGGCGACCAGTGGCTCGAGCACCCCGGCACCGTCGGCCTGCCGCTCAACGGAGAGGTGAAGATCCTCGACGAGCAGGGCGACGAGGTCCCCACTGGTGAGATCGGCGAGATCTTCATCCGCACTCACAACGCGGGGCCGCGATACCAGTACATCGGCGTTCCCACACCCGAGGGAACGCCGGACGGGTTCGGGTCGTTCGGCGACATGGGCTACGTCGACGAGGATGGTTTCGTGTACATCGCCGACCGGCGGCGCGACATGATCGTCTCCGGCGGCGCGAACGTGTACCCGGCCGAGGTCGAAGCAGTGATCACCGAACACGAGGGCGTGCTCGACGTCGTGGTCGTCGGCCTCCCCGATCCCGAGTGGGGACATCGGGTGCACGCGATCGTGCAGCCCACCGATCCCGAGCGCGCACCCGACCCAGAAGAGCTCCGCGAGCACTGCAAGTCGCGGCTCTCGGCATACAAGGTGCCGAAGGACTTCGAGATCGTCGAGCGCATCCCGCGGTCGGCGGCAGGGAAGGTCAACCGATCCGCGCTCGTTGACGAACGGTCAGGCAAGCTCTCCTAG
- a CDS encoding ABC transporter permease, whose protein sequence is MLALIVRRLVSLIPVLLIVSFVVFMLSELVPGDAATTLAGGADATPERVAEVRTQLGLDRPVLERYGDWLRDAVQLDFGSSLLNQSGPTIAEEIAARLPVTFSIALAGLFVSVLIGIPLGILSGMRPGAPVDRASVTGTSIGLAIPSFVVALFLITAFALDRDWFPALGYTPFSEDPWEWLRSITLPALSIGLFAGASVARQVRAAIIDVLQSNYVRTALSVGTGTGRTVVKYAFKNAAIPAVTVLGLQLSGLLGGVVIIEQIFSIPGLGTYLLRALSAPDVPVIQAVTLTFVIIHVVMNLAVDISYGFLNPRVRVS, encoded by the coding sequence ATGCTCGCCCTCATCGTCCGGCGTCTCGTCAGCCTCATCCCGGTTCTCCTGATCGTCTCCTTCGTCGTGTTCATGCTCAGCGAGCTCGTTCCCGGCGACGCGGCCACCACGCTCGCGGGCGGAGCGGATGCCACACCCGAGAGAGTTGCCGAGGTCCGCACCCAGCTCGGCCTCGACCGCCCGGTCCTCGAGCGCTACGGCGACTGGCTCCGGGACGCGGTGCAACTCGACTTCGGCTCGTCGCTGCTGAACCAGTCGGGGCCGACCATCGCCGAGGAGATCGCGGCCCGCCTTCCCGTGACCTTCTCGATCGCCCTCGCCGGCCTGTTCGTGAGCGTGCTCATCGGGATCCCACTCGGGATTCTCTCCGGGATGCGCCCCGGTGCCCCCGTCGACCGGGCGAGCGTCACCGGGACGAGCATCGGCCTCGCGATCCCCAGCTTCGTCGTCGCCCTGTTCCTGATCACGGCGTTCGCGCTGGATCGTGACTGGTTCCCGGCGCTCGGCTACACACCCTTCAGCGAGGATCCGTGGGAGTGGCTGCGGTCGATCACGCTGCCCGCGCTCTCCATCGGCCTGTTCGCAGGCGCGTCGGTCGCGCGGCAAGTGCGCGCCGCGATCATCGACGTCCTCCAGTCGAACTACGTGCGAACGGCGCTCTCAGTGGGAACGGGCACGGGCAGGACCGTCGTGAAGTACGCGTTCAAGAACGCCGCCATTCCCGCGGTGACGGTCTTGGGGCTGCAGCTGAGCGGGTTGCTCGGCGGGGTGGTCATCATCGAGCAGATCTTCTCGATCCCCGGTCTCGGTACCTACCTGCTCCGCGCGCTGAGCGCGCCCGACGTTCCCGTGATCCAGGCGGTCACGCTCACGTTCGTGATCATCCACGTGGTGATGAACCTCGCCGTCGACATCAGCTACGGCTTCCTGAATCCCAGGGTGCGCGTCTCGTGA
- a CDS encoding beta-propeller fold lactonase family protein has protein sequence MVVAALSGLGVLFATSAVPGAAAAAGCAGTAYVTNEQGGTVSVITTATGAVSATITIGKGPARVAITPDGKHAYATDYVGGEGGTVSVLTTATDVVSAPISVGTAPVGLAITPDGKHAYVTNNRDGTVSVLTTATDVVSAPITVGTAPVGVAITPDGKHAYVTNLGDGTVSVITTATGAVSAPITVGKGPVGVAITPDGKHAYVANRFDGTVSVITTATGAVSFPITVGKDPFGVAITPDGKRAYVTNYGDGTVSVITTATGAVSAPITVGNSPDGVAITPDGKRAYVTNFGDGTVSVMATATGLVSAPITVGKGPAGVAICPARNAHRPR, from the coding sequence ATGGTCGTCGCCGCGTTGTCGGGGTTGGGGGTTCTGTTCGCTACGTCGGCTGTGCCCGGTGCGGCTGCGGCCGCAGGGTGTGCGGGCACGGCCTATGTGACCAACGAGCAAGGGGGCACGGTGTCGGTGATCACCACGGCGACGGGTGCGGTGTCGGCCACCATCACGATCGGTAAAGGTCCGGCCAGGGTGGCGATCACCCCTGACGGCAAGCACGCATACGCAACCGACTACGTCGGCGGCGAGGGTGGCACAGTGTCGGTGCTCACGACCGCGACGGACGTGGTGTCGGCGCCCATCAGCGTCGGCACCGCTCCGGTCGGGCTGGCCATCACCCCTGACGGCAAGCACGCCTACGTGACCAACAACAGGGACGGGACGGTGTCGGTGCTCACGACCGCGACGGACGTGGTGTCGGCGCCCATCACCGTCGGCACCGCTCCGGTCGGGGTGGCTATCACCCCTGACGGCAAGCACGCCTACGTGACCAACCTCGGGGATGGCACGGTGTCAGTGATCACCACGGCGACAGGTGCGGTGTCGGCGCCCATCACCGTCGGTAAGGGTCCGGTCGGGGTGGCGATCACCCCTGACGGCAAGCACGCCTACGTGGCCAACCGCTTCGACGGCACGGTGTCGGTGATCACGACCGCGACGGGTGCCGTATCGTTCCCCATCACTGTCGGCAAGGATCCGTTCGGGGTCGCCATTACCCCTGACGGCAAGCGCGCCTACGTGACCAACTACGGGGATGGCACGGTGTCGGTGATCACGACCGCGACGGGTGCGGTGTCGGCGCCCATCACCGTCGGCAACAGTCCTGACGGGGTGGCGATCACCCCTGACGGCAAGCGCGCCTACGTGACCAACTTCGGCGATGGCACGGTGTCGGTGATGGCGACCGCGACGGGTCTGGTATCGGCGCCCATCACCGTCGGCAAGGGCCCGGCCGGGGTGGCGATCTGCCCGGCGCGGAATGCCCACCGACCCCGATGA
- a CDS encoding acyl-CoA thioesterase domain-containing protein, whose protein sequence is MSATDPSDVLLEFLTLEELDTNLYRAGNPDEQFMPHLYGGQVAAQALRAAAHTVPDDRHPHSLHGYFLRGGRPDRPTIMAVDRDRDGGSFSARHVNALQDGEVIFSALASFHVDEEGIDYHVPGLPEVDAPESLPEHDRVGHNAMFDVRYLVASATDPWASSRMWVRPRSTLPDDRVMRACVLTYVSDMGWAFGAVPGNDGIGGPSLDHAVWFHRSIPVDQWMLLDLQPVSVAGARGVYIGTIHDRAGTLAASIAQEVLLRSRR, encoded by the coding sequence GTGAGCGCGACCGACCCGTCCGACGTATTGCTCGAGTTCCTGACGCTCGAGGAGCTCGACACGAACCTGTACCGGGCCGGGAATCCGGACGAACAGTTCATGCCCCACCTCTATGGCGGCCAAGTCGCCGCGCAGGCGCTTCGCGCCGCGGCGCACACGGTGCCCGACGACCGGCACCCCCACTCGTTGCACGGCTACTTCCTCCGTGGTGGGCGTCCGGACCGGCCGACGATCATGGCGGTCGACCGTGATAGGGATGGAGGCTCGTTCTCGGCGCGCCATGTCAACGCGTTGCAGGACGGCGAGGTGATCTTCAGCGCGCTGGCGTCGTTCCACGTCGACGAAGAGGGCATCGACTACCACGTGCCCGGTCTGCCCGAGGTCGATGCGCCCGAGTCGCTGCCCGAGCACGATCGGGTCGGGCACAACGCGATGTTCGACGTGCGATACCTCGTCGCGAGTGCCACGGACCCGTGGGCGTCGAGTCGGATGTGGGTGCGCCCTCGTTCGACGCTTCCCGACGACCGGGTCATGCGCGCGTGCGTGCTCACCTATGTGTCCGACATGGGATGGGCGTTCGGCGCGGTGCCGGGGAACGACGGCATCGGCGGGCCGAGCCTCGATCACGCGGTGTGGTTCCACCGGTCGATTCCCGTCGACCAGTGGATGCTGCTCGACCTTCAACCGGTGTCGGTGGCGGGCGCGCGCGGTGTGTACATCGGCACCATCCACGACCGCGCGGGTACCTTGGCGGCTTCGATCGCGCAGGAGGTGCTCCTGCGGTCCCGTCGCTAG
- a CDS encoding SDR family oxidoreductase, which produces MPVAFVTGASRGIGASTAIALAGAGYDVAITARTLREGEGKRWHEHGDARPLAGSLETVAAAIEVAGSRPLLLAMHLLDRDPLAPAADATLEEFGRVDLVCNIGIYQGPGSGLILETPVELFARHFEGDVLAPFVLLQRFLPAMIDQGGGTVVNMSSYVVLNDPPGTMNENGWPLGYTVAKAGIDRFAGVLNAELGNQGIVAYTVDPGFVAYGDEFAEMLEKYPGMPVSPPDASAAAIVWLVTSPDAKRLIHKHVFLPDLAHKYQLVPLWEGPGTPYPH; this is translated from the coding sequence ATGCCGGTTGCGTTCGTCACCGGAGCCAGCCGCGGCATCGGCGCGTCGACGGCGATCGCGCTCGCCGGGGCCGGCTACGACGTCGCGATCACCGCGCGCACCCTGCGCGAGGGCGAAGGCAAGCGCTGGCACGAGCACGGCGACGCGCGTCCGCTCGCCGGGAGCCTGGAGACCGTCGCCGCCGCGATCGAAGTGGCCGGGAGCCGGCCGTTGCTGCTCGCGATGCATCTGCTCGACCGCGACCCGCTCGCCCCCGCGGCCGACGCCACCCTCGAGGAGTTCGGGCGTGTCGACCTGGTGTGCAACATCGGCATCTACCAGGGTCCCGGATCGGGCCTGATCCTGGAGACGCCGGTCGAGCTCTTCGCGCGGCACTTCGAGGGCGACGTGCTCGCACCGTTCGTGCTGCTCCAGCGGTTCCTTCCCGCGATGATCGACCAGGGCGGTGGCACCGTCGTGAACATGAGCTCGTACGTCGTGCTGAACGACCCGCCCGGTACGATGAACGAGAACGGGTGGCCGCTCGGGTACACGGTGGCAAAGGCCGGCATCGATCGCTTCGCGGGAGTGCTCAACGCGGAGCTCGGCAACCAGGGGATCGTCGCCTACACGGTCGACCCTGGTTTCGTGGCCTACGGCGACGAGTTCGCAGAGATGCTCGAGAAGTACCCGGGCATGCCGGTCTCGCCGCCTGACGCGAGTGCCGCCGCGATCGTGTGGCTGGTGACGTCACCCGACGCGAAGCGGTTGATCCACAAGCACGTCTTCCTGCCGGACCTGGCGCACAAGTACCAGCTGGTTCCGCTCTGGGAAGGCCCGGGGACGCCGTACCCGCACTGA
- a CDS encoding SDR family oxidoreductase, giving the protein MGRLDGHVALITGSTRGIGRATAALFAAEGARVVVNGRDDAASAAAAAELPNAIGIGADVSDLQSVRALCARAQEEVGTIDVLMNNAGISTRSAITRLTDDEWERNLAVNLTGPMYAIRELVPGMKQAGWGRVLNVTSGAGTHGVPGFSAYGAAKGGVVGLTLTLARELEAFGIKVNALSPGALTDMLRQLPPELLDPLVERGLPTVEDCAEEALRLVVDDAPNGQVVHVGADAA; this is encoded by the coding sequence ATGGGTCGACTCGACGGGCACGTCGCCCTGATCACGGGTTCCACGCGCGGTATCGGCCGCGCGACGGCAGCCTTGTTCGCCGCCGAAGGCGCGCGGGTGGTCGTGAACGGGCGCGACGATGCCGCCAGTGCCGCGGCGGCGGCCGAGCTGCCGAACGCGATAGGTATCGGGGCCGACGTCTCCGACCTGCAATCCGTCCGTGCGCTGTGTGCGCGCGCACAAGAAGAGGTGGGCACGATCGACGTGCTGATGAACAACGCGGGCATCTCCACCCGCAGTGCGATCACGCGGCTCACCGATGACGAATGGGAGCGAAACCTCGCGGTGAACCTCACCGGCCCCATGTACGCGATCCGCGAGCTCGTGCCGGGCATGAAGCAGGCAGGTTGGGGGCGGGTCCTGAACGTCACGTCGGGGGCCGGCACGCACGGCGTGCCGGGCTTCTCCGCGTACGGTGCCGCCAAGGGCGGCGTTGTCGGACTCACGCTGACCCTGGCGCGAGAGCTCGAAGCGTTCGGGATCAAGGTCAACGCACTCTCGCCGGGCGCGCTCACCGACATGCTGCGCCAACTGCCGCCGGAACTGCTCGACCCGCTCGTGGAACGCGGACTCCCGACGGTGGAGGATTGTGCCGAGGAGGCGTTGCGATTGGTCGTCGACGATGCCCCGAACGGTCAAGTCGTACACGTGGGAGCAGATGCTGCATGA
- a CDS encoding phosphotransferase family protein, with protein MPGEVDLNQLAARATAAAQSWAPGCTIDDVQPLTGGASSLTFTAHVASGPPETERIVLKVAPPGLLPVRNRDVARQARLMRALDGAPGVRVPSIFFEDDGDPPEVSPFHAMNVVAGECLEPLLQAPSPDVMPLIPDRAFAAAAMLAALHQVDPRKVGLAAEKETTLTDEIKRWTHAFETVDEEMSARYLEAQELLFATMPAALPPRICHGDYRLGNMLCDGAAVSALIDWEIWSLSDPRLDLAWFLFFTDEAKHPMASNPGPTGMPTADALFAAYVEASGAEPTDLEWFHCLIRYKEAAATSLLMKRMRKASGNAPTAGSWPTAIPALTAECIERLQKFEPSR; from the coding sequence ATGCCCGGTGAAGTCGACCTCAACCAGCTGGCAGCTCGCGCGACCGCGGCCGCGCAGAGCTGGGCGCCCGGCTGCACGATCGACGACGTCCAGCCACTCACCGGCGGTGCGTCGAGCCTGACGTTCACCGCGCACGTCGCAAGCGGACCGCCCGAAACCGAGCGCATCGTGCTGAAGGTCGCCCCGCCCGGTCTCCTGCCGGTACGCAACCGCGACGTAGCACGCCAGGCCCGGCTGATGCGTGCGCTCGACGGCGCCCCCGGCGTGCGCGTGCCGTCCATCTTCTTCGAGGACGACGGTGATCCTCCCGAAGTCTCTCCATTCCACGCGATGAACGTGGTCGCGGGCGAATGCCTCGAACCGCTGCTGCAGGCACCATCACCCGACGTGATGCCCCTGATCCCGGATCGGGCCTTTGCCGCCGCCGCGATGCTGGCCGCGTTGCACCAAGTCGATCCGCGGAAGGTGGGCCTCGCGGCCGAGAAGGAGACGACGCTCACCGACGAGATCAAGCGGTGGACACACGCGTTCGAGACCGTCGACGAGGAGATGAGCGCGCGCTATCTCGAGGCGCAGGAACTGCTGTTCGCGACGATGCCCGCAGCACTTCCGCCGCGCATCTGTCACGGCGACTACCGACTCGGCAACATGCTCTGCGACGGCGCCGCGGTGAGCGCGCTCATCGACTGGGAGATCTGGTCGCTCTCCGACCCGCGCCTCGACCTCGCGTGGTTCCTGTTCTTCACCGACGAGGCGAAGCACCCGATGGCGAGTAACCCGGGGCCAACCGGGATGCCCACCGCCGACGCGCTGTTCGCCGCGTACGTAGAAGCCTCGGGCGCGGAACCCACCGACCTCGAGTGGTTCCACTGCCTGATCCGCTACAAGGAGGCGGCGGCCACGTCGTTGCTCATGAAGCGCATGCGCAAGGCGAGTGGCAACGCGCCGACGGCGGGAAGCTGGCCGACCGCGATCCCGGCCCTCACCGCTGAATGCATCGAACGTCTCCAGAAGTTCGAGCCGAGCCGTTGA
- a CDS encoding oligopeptide/dipeptide ABC transporter ATP-binding protein, which produces MTALLAGSGVVKHFPIQRGLLRRTVGHVRAVDGVDLGVDAGVTVGLVGESGSGKTTLARVLLRLLDPTAGTITFDGSDITTIPERKIRGLRRGMQLVFQDPYSSFDPLATIADSLAEPMRNYLDLDAKGRAERIGELLRTVRLNPEHRNRYPREFSGGQLQRVAVARALALSPKLLVLDEPVSSLDVSIQADVINLLADLQSELGLAYLFIAHDLALVRHVSTRIAVMYLGRIVEHGAAAEVYNRPKHPYTEALLSAIPIPNPVRQRVRERIVLEGDIPSPAAPPPGCHFHTRCPHAMEVCRTIDPPAFQTPDGTTVFCHLHTEGPHLAGDSVLSLNTRAGEAP; this is translated from the coding sequence ATGACCGCGCTCCTCGCAGGCTCCGGTGTGGTGAAACACTTCCCGATTCAGCGCGGGTTGCTCCGTCGCACCGTGGGCCACGTGCGCGCGGTCGACGGCGTCGACCTCGGTGTCGACGCCGGCGTGACCGTCGGGTTGGTAGGGGAGTCGGGCTCGGGGAAGACGACGCTGGCGCGGGTGCTCTTGCGCCTGCTCGATCCCACCGCCGGCACCATCACATTCGACGGCAGCGATATCACCACCATTCCCGAACGCAAGATCCGTGGGCTGCGCCGCGGCATGCAGCTCGTGTTCCAGGACCCGTACTCGTCGTTCGATCCGCTGGCGACGATCGCCGACAGCCTGGCCGAACCGATGCGCAACTATCTCGATCTCGATGCCAAGGGGCGCGCCGAACGGATCGGCGAACTGTTGCGCACCGTGCGTCTGAATCCTGAGCACCGCAACCGCTACCCGCGCGAGTTTTCCGGCGGTCAGCTCCAACGCGTCGCGGTTGCGCGCGCGCTCGCACTGTCGCCCAAACTGCTGGTGCTCGACGAGCCCGTGAGCAGTCTGGACGTGTCGATCCAGGCGGACGTGATCAATCTGCTCGCCGACCTCCAGTCGGAGCTCGGGCTGGCGTATCTCTTCATCGCGCACGACCTCGCTCTCGTTCGGCACGTGAGCACACGGATCGCGGTGATGTACCTGGGGCGGATCGTCGAACACGGCGCCGCCGCCGAGGTGTACAACCGGCCGAAACATCCCTACACCGAGGCGTTGCTGTCCGCGATTCCCATTCCGAACCCCGTGCGCCAGCGCGTCCGTGAACGGATCGTGCTCGAGGGCGACATCCCGTCTCCGGCCGCGCCGCCTCCGGGGTGCCACTTCCACACCCGCTGCCCGCACGCGATGGAGGTGTGCCGTACGATCGATCCGCCTGCGTTCCAGACGCCCGACGGCACGACTGTCTTCTGTCACTTGCACACCGAGGGCCCGCACCTCGCGGGTGATTCGGTCCTCAGCTTGAACACGCGCGCGGGTGAGGCGCCGTGA